Within the Erigeron canadensis isolate Cc75 chromosome 6, C_canadensis_v1, whole genome shotgun sequence genome, the region aattatgtatatatattggtacttaaatatcaacataaatctTCTTACTAAGATTTATCTAGTTACAGCTTACAAATTACCAGAACAATCACATTATTCTTACCATACTttcaaaaacaaacaattaCAGCCTTTATTTTCTGAACCAACAAATGAAACTGTTCATTTATGGAACTTATATCACTCTGAGCATGTTTAGGTTATTACCAAACCTTTATTCAATACTTAGTATAATGCTTTCCTTCTAATGAACTTGAATTGTGGGATGAAATTGTGGAAGCCAGTGACCCTGAGAATGTCTCCTCCCTGGTACCAAAAAAGATCCAAGTAGGCCAAGACAATGAGCTCATGGTTCTTTCAGACTTCAACGTCTGCAAGATCAACAAGTTGAAGAGGTGAAGTATTATCCGAGTTCGATACTGACTTAATCTAGTCGTGTGGGATGAAATCAAAGTAAGCCATGTTTGACATGATGCTATAAGAAACCTCAGAAGAAATATATATCATACAAGCTAGAGGTAAATTACTGCTGTTATCTGGGGTCGGAATGTACTGAGCTATGGCTACATTCACAGACTCACAGTGACATAAAGGTACTTGGTATGAACACAAACCCGGGTTATAATCCCATCCCAATTCCATTCACAACTTTGATCAGTGATAAATCGGGCCAGGTCAGGGTCAGGTTTTTGAAGCTTTGACATATGTACATGCTCTGATATCCTGGTCAGTGATTTAGAGGCTCAAGGATCCGGTATCAACATCAAGGGCAAGTCGTTTCCGGTTTAATGTGAGGAAACCTGATGGCCCAAACTAGACCTGAAGTGAAAATGGTTCCACAACATAGGACTTGTTGACAATAGATATGAGCACAAAGCCACAAAGCTTTTGAGTGTACATGCTTTGTAAGGGATCTTCACAAAGTATGGTTTTTTGGGCAGGTGTAGTCGCTAACTGGGAAAATGGGTCGTAGGGACGGGTTTGGAATTTCTGACTTTCTATTGAATAAAATTGAATTAATCATCACTAAGTAGAGAAATTATTTGATTCTTAATCAGAAAAAAGTTCAATTGACTGCTCATTCTTTGACGATAACCCTTTTTACATTGGTACATGTGAAGACACAAAGTTAGGTGTCTCATAACAATTTAGAATCGACGAATATTACAATTAGTTGGCGAATACAACCTGCCTTTGAAGACTAATCAAGGAGTAGTAAGCTCCAGTAGGCCCTTTCGCTAACAACGAATCATGGTTCCCTTTCCCGACAAGTTTACGCTTCTCCAAAACTGCAATTGTGTCACAACTTTGTATGGTACTCAACCATTGGGCTACTATCACGTTAGACTGCCCAACCATCACCGCTCAAATGCATCTTTTCACTCCTTTTGCTGATTGAACTGTCCAGCACACTAGTTAACAAAATCTATGGAATTTTAACATAGCAAGAGTAAAGCGATGCGTTGTTTGACCTGATTCATAAAGCTTCGAAATCAGTACATCTCACCACTCACATCATTGCACTTGTTGAATTTCGACAAACCTTGATGTCAAAGACCTCCGCATGCACCTCCAAGcctctttttttgtttttggaactGCAACTTTCAAACTAGCAtaatatatacgagtacaaGAGAAAATTAAAACGTAAAATTATACCAATCATTCCATAACATATTTCTATATGTAGAGCAATTTCTTATCCATAAGTAAGATAATGATTGAATGTCTTGAAATACCTTCACCTCCAAGCCTCTAGTGACACggtttgttttgtttctttcaaatttaGATGACAAAACGCAACAATATTAATAAGCACCTTTTTTAACATATAGACTAAGGGTCTCTTTCCAAGTCATTAATCGTGAGAGTATTAAGtggtatgtattaagtaaaagatatgtaattgacggttattttcgTTTATTTAGTAAAAACGAAACACGAAATTTGACTTAAGTATAaagttcttaactattaagtttatttaGTAAAAAGTAAACGGAAGAGTCTTGTCGATTTATAAGTTTTTCGTCTTTCCTGAAACTGAAATAGAGTGAGTGACTACCTCCCATCATTGTCTTTTTTTATAGAATAGGAAGTGATCTTGATACTATAGATCTTGATCAACTTATCTAATTTTTAAGAGATATTGATCATAGGCTGTTAGAGGTATTCGGAGAGAAAAAACATTCCTAAAGATCAAATTCAAGACCTTAAGTTGAATCGATAATGCAAATTTGTAATACTCGGTATATGgtaaatttttcaaaatctaTAACACCAAATATCAATTTTTTCAAAGTAACTTCTTTTGCTTTTGAAATGACCAAAAAACCCTTATTGTTTTGAGctcttttttctatttatttaggagctcttagggctgtgtttaaggtgcataaattatttgtacatttaccatgaaaatcaggggcgagcttttaatatagaaagtacaagttgtttaatgcacgttaaatacaacccgTATTTAACATTTCCCATTTTTTATCagaaaaccaactgggttggatcagtggttggaacCCTTGCTTTTGGAGACAAaggtcaagggttcgatcctcatgcccagcaaggctggagagccttttctacctatggtagaacatggaagcagcctctctacctttggtaagggtaaggctgtctacatctcaacctccccaacccaaaacccgtggaaaacggcattgggagttccttacttatttttttttatcgcaGGTCTTTTTTGTCAATACTTATATACATTTGACCCGTTGACCACTATGAACTGACACAGAGCAAACCCAGAATGGTGATCGGAGACGTCGAAAAGATGGTGGCAGTGGGCCTAATTTGGGGCGCCACAAACGCCCTAATGCGTCAAGGCGCCCTTATCTCTGACCAAAAATCATCCCCATTAAAAACCCACAAAAACCCAATTCTTAAAACCCTAATTGAATGGTTCAATCTTATATTAGTATGGCAATACTCTGTTCCTTTTATTATTAACTTATCAGCTTCTGCTACTTTTTTCGCCATTTTGAACGACACCCCGATATCTCTTGCTGTTCCGGTTACAAATGCGACAACCTTTGCTGCCACTGCTGTCTTTGGGATGTTTCTTGGTGAAGAAACACATGTTGGGTTTACTTTGTTTGGTACTTTACTTATTGTTGTTGGTGTTTATGTTTGTGTTGTTTGATTTTATGTATCAGTTTCAAAATAAAGTTTGTATCTTGATTGGTTTTaccgttttttatttttgcacgttatgaatttgatgaaatgcccGTAAGTTTGTTTGTGTTTCTTACTCATTTGATAGCTGAATCTTGAAATGTTTTGAGTTTTTCGCGAGTTAGTATTGTGGCTTAAAGTATTGGTTTGGTATTTGTCCATTAAAAGTGTTTGAAATCTGTGCAGTAGTTGTAGATCATATTGTTACTTCCTAACCGTTAGAGCTGACCATGTTGAGTAGACAGTAGACACATTAAGTTGCCTGTAAGTCTGTAACTAGGAAATGTCTGCCAGTTGGCCGAGGTGGGAATGACACAATCAATGTACCATCTAAACAATGTTAACAAGATGGATTATAACTTTATTGAAGTAATTAAAGAACGATTCAACATGAAGGCTATTGGTCCTTTGACCGTGTTCACTTACACAACTTCAGTAGGATGCAACTATGCAAGTGAATGGTGTAGTTATAAAAATTGGCAGTTGGGTCAAACCATAATTGGAACTCAGGTACCTAGACACCATGTAAGGCTCTCGTGTTGAGCTCCCTAAGAATTCAAAGGCAATCTTATCATGTTTAGCACACGTAGATGACATGGCATAAGGGGCCTCCATGACATTGATAGCTATGTTCATAGCATTGGGAGGATTGCCGTGCTGGTAGATCTGGATTAGCAACGGCTTTTTTCAATGATAAGAGTTCATGCATTGGTAAAGCACTTTTGAGCTTATAAAAGAAGCACATCAGGAGGCACCAGATTGGCCATGACTACTATACTTCTCAACCATTGGCAGTGGACTTTGGTGGTGGCAGTGACTGCATACATTTTGCCACCCCTTTTTTATGActacataaaaatattaatttttgctGACACAAAATGATGGGGCGGTAATATAGCTGTATAGAGGTTATATAGTTTGGATTTTAGAGTATTTTGTAGATGGAACCGAAATATGACTGTTCTAGTGATGGAtaaatgattttgcattgtGGGTTATTAGTTACAACCGACAAGTAACAATGGCAGAAGTTTTGCCTTTTTGGGTTATAGAAAGATCTGTAAAAGACTTTAACTATAATATGGATTGTTCTTTTGGCAATGACATGTGCTCATGATACCTTTATCTTGCTTTGCTTTTGGCCAGTAAAATCTGTAAGTCTTGTTGCTAATTGTGTATCTGGTTTATCGTTGTCATTTCTGTTTTTATGGAGTTCGTACGTGCTACATTGGAATCAAGACATATTAGGTTTTGTTATAATATTAGACCAGAGAAGTCTGATATTGGGAGCAGCCGGTAATCTGGTTTCGATGTAAAAAGGTAGTAAGATGATTATCAGTAATTTGTTTAAAGCTATACCATAAGCTAAAGACCATAAGCGAAAGACCTTCAATTTTGGGCTTATATTGTAGGTACTAGTCTAATCTTATAAAGATGATTATCAGTAATGGGCTCATCATATTCCACTCAGTTTTGGAAATTTATATTCCCATAATGGGCTTCAGAGGCTATTAGAGTTAGCGCACCACAAAAAGCATAAAAAATCACATATGACAATCCCTTTTAATCTAGACTTTAAGAGTATGCTTGTTGATTGGAATAGAAAGTTGGAATTCAGAGACAGagacttgtttttttttctttaacactataagtttttaattaagtttttaacttatttttaacTGTCTGACTCTCAAGTTCGGATATATTAAAAGGATGCAAGTATTTCAGTATTTGTTAAAGACTATAAAAAAGCCCTCAAAATTGATCTCGCTTGGAGCCtccaaaaaccttaagccgaCCTTGTATCATATTGGCTCACAAATGAAAATTGGAAGTCATAGATTCAAAATTCGCCAAATACAAATGAAGAAAttatatcttgtgatccatgACTTACAAATATGATTTTTGTGCAGTGTGCGTTCTGGGTACTAAGACAATACATGATATcagatattttcattttttattctttatccTTGTGTTGACTATTAGTTTAATCTAATTTGTAACCACGTTACTATTTTAGGAAACTTCGAGCTCACCTAAGCTTAGATTGAAACGCGGGACGCTTAGattgaaattaatatatattcagAAATTTATTGTGGGTAAGTTTATCCGATGTACTGTAGATCAATTACATTTAGAGAAGAACGATTAAGGACCAGTCAAATTAGTTCGAGTTGACACGGAGACCATCTCCAATTTGGCCGAATCTTGATCAGCATGAACATTTAAGCTGAAATATACGACACATTAAATTAAAGTACTAATGTAGATATACATTGTAATATtgtactcgtattatatatgAACTGTTTAGATTTACTAACGGTTCCCAACTAGTGTGAAGTATCAAAGTTGTTTCACGTTACCAAATATATTTAGAGGGTGTTTATGCGTGATTTATCATTAGGTTTGAAGGGAATTGAAACTAATGACGGGTATATATAGGCCGGGCTCTAGAGAAGGATCCAAAAGCTGGTCCCCAAGATCTGACGTCATTACGTCAATGGTCAGGAAGCCGTTATTCGATCATAACAACGAATTCCAAGCGCGAAGTTTCAGCAATATCGGTTCACATATGCGTCCTAATTAGTTGTACAAATGTACTTTGACTTTTCCTGCATCCTTATATGCGACTGACAAGTCTGGACCCGCGCCTGGGTTGTTAGGCTACGGATTTTGGCTTAGGTGTGTGTCATGATGTTAGCTATAAATTAATGTTGTTGAATTGTATTTATCCAAGTATAGAAGGGGTGTTAGTGAAAATTAGTTTGTAGTATATATGCCCCTTCCATCTCCTTTGTAattctcccccccccccccccccccccccaaccaTTTCTATACATATGACATATTGATTTATCTATCAAATCTACCTTTTATCCTTTAATTCCTACACAATTCATGATGAAAAACATAACGAAAACATAAATCTAACTATTACATTTGGTACCAGAGTCCAAGGCGCAAAATCCGGACCTTTTTCCTTCGTTTTTGCAATTTTTCGTAAATTCTTTTGTAATACCGGTTTTCCTACCGGTAATAGTCATTAGGCTCTAGCCGCATGCAGGCTTAAGTATGGGTTAAGGGATGATACATATAATCATCatgaacatataaaataaatttaagaaaaaccttttttatGTTCATCAATCTTTTGAAGGCCTGAAGTAATAAACATCTATGTGGCAAAAAGTGGAGTACTAAATGAGCAAGTATCCTAAACAAATTAGTTAATGCATGGAAAAACCTAAGGCAACTAATGTGTTAACTAAATGGGAAATACGAGTAGTTAAGATATAGAATTCAAGGACAATGCAAACAATTACTCGTATTGTAATGATATAGCAATATGAATTGATTTTAAGAAATAATACGCTTTGATCTTTTTCAAATCACCATCGTCAAAGctaattcttttattttctattttttttaattattaagttaaaaactaagacaaatttcaacaaatatttttatatttacaaagttaaacatttcacaaacatttaaaaccatattaaatatcaaaaataacaataatatgttaaaaaaacaaaaaaaaaaaactaacattttaagccattttaataaataatataaaagtccAAGGGTTAATGTGTAAAATTGGAACCCTTTTGTATGGCCTTTTTGTTGTCTGCTACTTGTCTTCTCCACACACACATGCAAAACGCACAAACATACATGTATATAATAGAAGCTTTGTTAGCCTAGAAGGTCTTCTTTAGGCGTCTAGTAGAAGAAATGACTGACTTCACGACGATCGATTAAGTAAAACGGTTCTGCAAAGTTTGTTTGTTCATATAGGCAGTGTGGCTGCGGCTGGATTGAATCCTATGCCCTCAAGTTTTTCAAGTCTGGATTCACGGATAAGCCTTCAGCTAAGAGAAGGAGAAATGCTATAAGTCAAAGTAAACTTCATTCATCATTACGTTTGTTCAAAACCTCTGCTTTAGGCCTTTTCAAGTCAAGTCCGCCATAACATAAGAAAGTTGTGGAGTGCATAAGCCCCTTTAGAAATAGGGGCTACTTTCTTTGGTAGTCATTGATATAAAGAAGACGAAggatagaagaaaaaaaaaaaagacaaaataagtTGAGAGTTGTTGTGTGtggtcccccccccccccctcttttttttcccctttcttGTTTACTTGTAATGttcgaaaagaaaaaaagacaaaataagtTGAGAGTTGTTGTGTGTGCCCCCCCCgccctctttttttttccccttcttATTTACTTGTAATGTTCGAAAATCCCCAAGGAAACCGGCAACACCCTCCCCGCTTCGCTCTCCACCCAACAAGTACCTGTTGTACGGATCGGTGTTCAAATAGGTACCTGTCCGGTACCTATTTCCTTTTCGGGGCACTCCGTGCACCCTAATATCTAGTGATATAACTGGTCAACTAGGAAATTAAGTTTGAaacattataattaataaaaaaaaagtacaaaattaGTTTAgaacaaattacaaatataaaaaatgttaagtagTTGGagatctggaaaaaaaaaaatagtccaAAATAATTTCAGATcacaaaaaattgtttaaaaggCTTAAGTTGTGTACGGAATGGCGGAATATTATTCTTGAAATGGATATCGAGGATGACCCATCGATAATGACATGAAATCTGTACGGAAACCATAATCATCATCCTGAATTGGTTATTGTTTAATTAAGGttgaatttcatatatacctAATAAGCTTATATTAATaccttaattacatatttactcaatgaaaattaataattttatatttattcaattttaatatagattttatcatatatacctaaataacaaattatattttggttagaactttaaataatttatatctattcACTGGTATAGTTTTGAGAGATTTGGTTTTCTGAAGTTGATGGAATGGAAGGCAGAACAATTATTTTCTTTAGATAAACTTACTTGAACATATTAGACCAAAATGTGATGCCTCATGGTTTGGAACAaacattgatcataaataatgtcaaaaatcttacaaaaccaGATTCGTTTATTACTTTACTACTGTTAAAACACTAAAACTCTTAACCTATTATGATTACTATTtcgatttttttaaatttatttactatttggaaagaaaaaaagattatttaaaCCGTACTCGTaatactattttaatttattttaataaaattctaCAAAACTTGCTacttaacaaaaatagtcaaaatacaattataatatattcaaaagtaataccaaataggtatctgataaaaagatataaattctAAAGTtcacataataaataataaatataagtatataacattaaagtatcataataagtttttaaaaaattaaaaaaaagtaaaaataaaaatgaaaacatcggaatggtaataccggaaGACATTATATTAGGAACACGATCGCGTACTacacaaaatattttaattatatataaaattttatgcaTGACTAGTTGTACAATATGTTATATTACTCTTATATTTTGTGTATGGATaaacaaattttagttttaaggATCACTTTTCTTTTTACGAAAACTAGAAAGGTGTCCGCACTTTGTAGCAGAAACAACTTATAACGCGTGAGATATTGTAACTGGTTATTCAAGCTGTTTaggttactttcatgagatgtgACGATGAGACATCTAACCGTGATTAtcattataaatataagtcGATGATTagatacaaaaaataataaggtgaaaaaactaattaactattttaaatatatttgttagggTTATTTAAAGATAGTTtggaaatattaaaaaaagtgttagaattttttaatattgaagctgtgattatagataaatatagatatagaaagacTAACTCGTCATCAACCTAGCTAAGAGTATTAATGCGGACATTATACTACGAGTAATTATATATTAGCATTAATTAAGATTCAGATAAGAGAATATATGTAAGAGAAgtgttgattttttaaaatgttaaaactCGAAAGGTAAAATGCATACGTGGATAGAAGGGCTAAATATTTTCCTTtttgaacaagaaagaaaaTCTGCTAATTAAGCTAGAAGACAAAATAGAAGAGTGCAACAAATACAGGGGGATTTGGGGGGGTCGTGAAAATGAGACAAAACGTTTCGAGCTTGTCCGTAAAGAAGGGCTAAATTAggttatatatagatatagaagttgTGTGTATTACTCGTAGTTTAGAGTGAGGCGTCATCAATGAGAAGCATTTGAAACGTAGTGAATTCAGTAGAACGTCGTCGTATTTCCCCAATTTTACCCTTCTCTTTTCTTACCATTCCCACAAGTTTGGCGCCAATGTGTGGTTTTTATATTTGAGT harbors:
- the LOC122605923 gene encoding transmembrane protein 234 homolog, which encodes MVIGDVEKMVAVGLIWGATNALMRQGALISDQKSSPLKTHKNPILKTLIEWFNLILVWQYSVPFIINLSASATFFAILNDTPISLAVPVTNATTFAATAVFGMFLGEETHVGFTLFGTLLIVVGVYVCVV